The proteins below are encoded in one region of Cololabis saira isolate AMF1-May2022 chromosome 11, fColSai1.1, whole genome shotgun sequence:
- the tmc2a gene encoding transmembrane channel-like protein 2-A, with the protein MSVDIDIDSDASDSDDGAAQKRTNRRQAAGRGGARGRGRGKKAESEEEDEEGEEETPRGRRGANKREPAKKRGGGKDDESEEEAPKNKRGGAAKKKRGGKARGSDDEDSDVEKGKKGRRGGGKKGDKEEEGSKGKKGDAKGKGKGKDKDDDKDKKKKKKKKDDSSSDSNSNSDEEEESMSEGEMARLMEEVEEKKKLIANMRNKPWRMKRRLTHLKDAQQFVDKFEGALGKGKGRKWYAYKVMMTKKWIKFQRDFENFRTACIPWERKIKEVESHFGSSVASYFIFLRWMYGMNLVLFGLTFGLVVIPEVLMGLPYGSIPRKTVPRAEQDTAQDYSVLMDFQGYCKYSVLFYGFYNSQRTIGLLKFRLPLSYLMVGVGTFGYSLMLVIRTMAKNADVGGGDGEEGEFTFGWKMFTSWDYLIGNAETADNKYASITTSFKESIVDEQENQKDENIHLRRFLRVLANFLITCSLGGSGYLIYFVVKRSQEFATRDDLSWYEKNELELIMSLLGLVCPPLFETIAELEDYHPRIALKWQLGRIFALFLGNLYTFLFALFDEVNTKLEEEESIKNATIWFMKEYHANYTSQFNDTEGTPPPLNPADVVRGPCWETAVGIEFVKLTVSDIQVTYLTILIGDFARAVIVRFLNYCWCWDLEAGFPSYGEFDISGNVLGLVFNQGMIWMGAFYAPGLVGINVLRLLSSMYYQCWAVMATNVPHERVFKASKSNNFYMGLLLLVLFLSLLPVVYTIMTLPPSFDCGPFSGKAKMFDVIMETIELDLPAFLGTLFSYAANPGLIIPAVLLMILAIYYLNSVSEAYKNSNMELKKKMQMARDEEKNRRNNTNTTNQVMLDLEDLLPNRSLAPPAPPEPEKSPEPKPTKTKPGSAGKGVNLEKDVALASSNPNARGPVSRPPGPRGPGPGGPGGGRGRGRGPPPR; encoded by the exons ATGAGTG TCGATATTGATATTGACAGTGATGCAAGTGACAGCGATG ACGGTGCTGCACAGAAGAGAACAAACAGGAGGCAGGCAGCTGGAAGAGGAGGTGCAAGAGGAAGAGGCCGAGGCAAAAAAGCAGAgagtgaggaggaggatgaggagggggaAGAGGAAACTCCCAGGGGACGCAGAGGAGCCAACAAGAGAGAGCCGGCTAAGAAGCGAGGAGGCGGTAAAGATGATGAGAGTGAGGAGGAGGCTCCCAAGAACAAGAGAGGAGGTGCAGCCAAGAAAAAGAGAGGAGGCAAAGCCCGCGGCAGCGACGATGAAGACAGTGATGTAGAGAAAGGGAAGaaggggagaagaggaggaggaaagaagggagacaaGGAAGAAGAAGGCAGTAAGGGTAAGAAAGGTGATGCCAAAGGAAAGGGTAAGGGTAAAGACAAGGACGATGACAaggacaagaagaagaagaaaaagaagaaggatgacAG TTCTTCTGATTCCAACTCAAACtcagacgaggaggaggagtccaTGTCGGAGGGAGAGATGGCTCGgctgatggaggaggtggaggagaaaaagaaactaATCGCCAACATGAGGAACAAGCCCTGGAGGATGAAGCGGAGGCTCACTCATCTAAA GGATGCTCAGCAATTTGTGGATAAATTTGAAGGGGCTTTAGGCAAAGGAAAAGGCAGGAAGTGGTACGCCTACAAAGTGATGATGACAAAG AAATGGATTAAGTTTCAAAGGGATTTTGAGAATTTCAGAACCGCCTGTATCCCCTGGGAGAGGAAGATAAAAGAGGTGGAAA GTCACTTTGGGTCATCTGTGGCATCTTACTTTATATTTCTGCGCTGGATGTACGGCATGAATCTCGTCCTTTTTGGTCTGACTTTTGGACTGGTGGTCATCCCTGAG GTCCTGATGGGTCTTCCTTATGGCTCTATTCCCAGGAAGACTGTTCCCAGAGCAGAGCAGGATACTGCGCAGGACTACTCTGTTCTTATGGACTTCCAG GGTTACTGCAAATATTCGGTACTGTTCTATGGATTTTACAACAGCCAGAGGACCATAGGCCTGCTGAAGTTCAGACTGCCCCTGTCCTACCTCATGGTGGGGGTCGGCACCTTTGGCTACAGTCTAATGCTCGTGATCCGCAC GATGGCCAAGAATGCCGACGTTGGCGGAGGAGATGGCGAGGAAGGGGAGTTCACTTTTGGCTGGAAGATGTTCACCAGCTGGGATTACCTCATTGGCAATGCAGAGACTGCTGACAACAAGTATGCGTCCATCACCACGAGCTTCAAG GAGTCCATTGTGGATGAGCAGGAGAACCAGAAGGATGAGAACATTCACTTGCGGAGGTTTCTCAGAGTCCTGGCTAACTTCCTGATCACCTGTAGCCTCGGCGGGAGTGGCTACCTCATCTACTTTGTGGTCAAGAGGTCCCAGGAGTTTGCAACCCGAGATGATCTGAGCTGGTACGAGAAGAATGAG TTGGAACTCATCAtgtccctgctgggcctggtTTGTCCTCCTCTGTTTGAGACGATTGCCGAGCTCGAGGACTACCATCCTCGAATCGCCCTCAAGTGGCAGCTGGGACGGATCTTTGCCCTCTTTCTGGGAAACCTCTACACTTTCTTGTTCGCCCTGTTTGATGAGGTCAACACCAAG CTGGAAGAAGAGGAGTCCATCAAGAATGCTACCATCTGGTTTATGAAGGAATACCACGCCAACTACACCAGTCAGTTCAACGATACCGAGGGCACACCACCCCCTCTTAACCCTGCTGATGTTGTCAGAGGACCCTGCTGGGAGACTGCTGTTGGGATA GAGTTTGTGAAGCTTACAGTGTCAGACATCCAGGTCACCTACCTGACCATCCTGATAGGGGACTTTGCCAGAGCCGTCATCGTGCGCTTCCTTAACTACTGCTGGTGCTGGGACCTGGAAGCTGGATTT CCGTCATATGGAGAGTTTGACATCAGTGGAAATGTTCTTGGCTTGGTCTTCAATCAAGGCATGATCTG GATGGGAGCATTTTATGCTCCTGGGCTTGTCGGCATCAATGTGCTCCGTCTCCTCAGCTCCATGTATTATCAGTGTTGGGCTGTGATGGCCACAAACGTCCCCCATGAGAGAGTGTTCAAGGCCTCCAAGTCCAACAACTTCTACATGGGTCTTCTGCTGCTTGTCCTCTTCTTGAGTCTCTTACCTGTTGTCTACACCATCATGACCCTGCCACCTTCGTTTGACTGTGGACCTTTTAG CGGGAAGGCAAAGATGTTTGATGTGATCATGGAGACAATTGAACTGGACCTACCGGCCTTCTTGGGGACACTCTTCAGCTACGCAGCCAACCCCGGCCTCATTATACCAGCTGTGCTGCTGATGAT ACTGGCTATCTACTACCTGAACTCAGTTTCTGAAGCCTACAAAAACTCCAACATGgagctgaaaaagaaaatgcagatg GCTCGGGATGAAGAGAAGAACCggagaaacaacacaaacaccaccAATCAGGTCATGCTAGACCTGGAAGACCTGCTGCCCAACCGATCGCTCGCCCCCCCTGCTCCACCAGAGCCCG AAAAATCACCAGAGCCAAAGCCCACAAAGACGAAGCCGGGCTCTGCTGGTAAAGGCGTTAACCTGGAGAAAGACGTGGCTCTGGCTTCATCAAACCCGAATGCTCGAGGGCCCGTCAGCCGGCCCCCGGGGCCGAGAGGACCTGGACCCGGTGGTCCAGGAGGGGGGCGAGGCCGCGGGCGAGGGCCTCCTCCCAGATAA
- the LOC133455444 gene encoding AN1-type zinc finger protein 5-like codes for MAQETNQSPIPMLCATGCGFYGNPRTNGMCSVCHKEHISRQNNGGLSSLGAVGTSSSSTAEVSAMQRLEATLNNAAAAAAAAAEAAAEAAAEAASSDASITDTLSGISVTQQMTEMSLSSEEKGASGSKVNVTEPVSQPVSLLVHPSTAGSEEVKLPEPSKPKKNRCFMCRKKVGLTGFGCRCGNLFCGIHRYSDKHNCPYDYKSEAAAKIRKENPMIVADKIQRI; via the exons ATGGCCCAGGAGACCAATCAAAGCCCAATTCCCATGCTCTGTGCAACAGGCTGTGGTTTCTATGGCAACCCCAGGACTAATGGCATGTGTTCTGTGTGCCATAAGGAGCACATATCAAGACAGAACAATGGAGGACTTAGTTCTTTGGGTGCCGTAG gcACCAGCAGTAGCTCCACAGCTGAAGTTTCTGCCATGCAGAGGTTGGAGGCCACTTTGAAtaatgctgctgcagctgcagctgctgctgcagaggcgGCAGCTGAAGCGGCAGCTGAAGCTGCTTCTTCTGATGCTTCCATTACAGATACTCTCAG TGGGATCTCTGTAACACAACAAATgactgaaatgagtctctcatcTGAGGAGAAAGGAGCATCAGGAAGTAAAGTAAACGTCACAGAGCCAG TAAGTCAGCCTGTTTCCTTGTTAGTCCATCCCTCCACTGCTGGCAGTGAAGAAGTCAAGCTCCCAGAGCCCTCAAAACCCAAGAAGAACCGTTGCTTTATGTGTCGCAAAAAGGTTGGCCTGACAG GTTTTGGCTGTCGCTGTGGGAATCTGTTCTGTGGAATACACCGTTACTCTGATAAGCACAACTGTCCGTACGACTACAAATCTGAAGCTGCTGCCAAGATTCGCAAAGAGAACCCCATGATAGTTGCTGATAAGATCCAGAGAATATGA